One Alkalicoccus halolimnae DNA segment encodes these proteins:
- a CDS encoding DUF1405 domain-containing protein, which yields MSILRNRTFLILLFLVNFFGTVYGYIWYENQLMETPWYFLIFVPDSPTASLFFTIVIGFYIFRKRFPLMEALAAVTLIKYGLWAVIMNLAAGAAGDPLNILHWMLVVSHAGMAVQALLFMPYYRIKNWHLVLVAIWTIHNDFIDYIYNMYPWVSLNLSAYINEIGYFTFWLSIASLFTVWHFNRKYNASFDTEINSFDTNK from the coding sequence ATGTCCATACTGCGAAATCGCACATTTCTTATTTTGCTGTTTCTTGTCAATTTTTTTGGAACAGTTTATGGATACATATGGTACGAAAATCAACTTATGGAGACACCCTGGTATTTTCTTATTTTTGTACCTGACAGTCCTACAGCAAGTCTTTTTTTTACTATAGTCATAGGGTTTTATATCTTCAGAAAAAGATTCCCTCTTATGGAGGCATTAGCAGCAGTCACACTGATAAAATACGGGTTGTGGGCTGTGATAATGAACCTGGCAGCCGGAGCAGCTGGAGATCCGCTTAATATTCTCCATTGGATGCTCGTAGTTTCCCATGCAGGAATGGCTGTTCAGGCTTTACTGTTTATGCCTTATTACCGTATTAAAAACTGGCATCTTGTCCTCGTTGCAATATGGACTATTCATAACGACTTCATAGATTATATTTATAATATGTATCCTTGGGTTTCTCTTAATTTAAGTGCCTATATTAACGAAATAGGATACTTTACATTCTGGTTAAGCATCGCTTCTTTATTCACCGTATGGCATTTTAACAGAAAGTATAATGCCTCTTTTGATACGGAAATCAATTCTTTTGACACGAATAAATAG
- a CDS encoding nucleotide pyrophosphohydrolase: protein MTDRTMEEMQQEVDEYISQFKEGYFGPLSMMARLTEEMGELAREINHFYGEKPKKSTEEAKTMEQEIGDVLFVMICLANSLDIDLQESFEMVMKKFTTRDKDRWTKKSEGESADD from the coding sequence ATGACTGATAGAACAATGGAAGAAATGCAGCAGGAAGTAGATGAATACATATCACAATTTAAAGAAGGCTATTTCGGTCCTTTGTCGATGATGGCACGATTAACAGAGGAAATGGGAGAACTTGCTAGAGAAATAAACCATTTTTACGGAGAAAAACCTAAAAAATCGACAGAAGAAGCAAAGACGATGGAGCAGGAAATTGGAGATGTTCTGTTTGTAATGATCTGTCTCGCTAATTCTCTGGATATAGATCTTCAGGAATCATTCGAGATGGTAATGAAGAAGTTTACCACAAGAGACAAGGACCGTTGGACTAAAAAATCAGAAGGAGAGTCAGCTGATGATTAA
- the bshA gene encoding N-acetyl-alpha-D-glucosaminyl L-malate synthase BshA, whose translation MNMKIGITCYPTVGGSGVVATELGMALAEKGHEVHFITSSLPFRLDESETNIYFHEVAVNSYAVFQYPPYDLALASKMADVIKQEKLDILHVHYAIPHAVSAFLAKEMVNGQVKIVTTLHGTDITVLGYDPSLSNMIRFGIEKSDAVTAVSTDLIRQTEQLLKTRVPIDTVYNFIDERIYYPRNPVSLKQELGIGEQTKVLSHVSNFRKVKRVEDVVYTFQKVFAQIDAKLLLIGDGPELPVIRELVKDLGLDKQVYITGSQKRVADLLSISDIKLLMSSKESFGLVLLEAMACGVPVIGTNIGGIPEVIEHGQSGFICSLGDTDEAAAYALKILKDEKLQKKMAAAALQRAKTTFNKNDIVSQYELIYERTLET comes from the coding sequence ATGAATATGAAAATCGGCATTACGTGCTATCCTACTGTCGGTGGTTCTGGAGTTGTCGCTACGGAACTTGGCATGGCACTGGCAGAAAAAGGACATGAAGTACATTTTATAACTTCCAGCCTTCCGTTCAGGCTGGACGAAAGCGAAACGAATATTTATTTTCATGAAGTGGCAGTTAATTCTTACGCAGTATTCCAATATCCTCCCTATGACCTGGCGCTGGCGAGCAAAATGGCAGACGTGATAAAGCAGGAAAAATTGGATATACTGCATGTTCATTACGCGATTCCTCATGCAGTAAGCGCTTTTTTAGCAAAGGAAATGGTAAATGGACAAGTGAAAATCGTAACTACTCTTCACGGAACGGACATTACCGTGCTTGGCTATGATCCTTCTTTAAGTAATATGATTCGTTTCGGGATTGAAAAATCCGATGCGGTAACGGCTGTTTCCACTGATCTGATAAGACAGACAGAGCAGCTTCTGAAAACACGCGTTCCTATTGATACTGTCTATAACTTTATTGATGAGCGCATTTATTATCCAAGAAATCCTGTCAGCCTAAAGCAGGAATTGGGCATAGGTGAACAGACGAAAGTACTCTCACATGTATCCAACTTCCGTAAAGTAAAAAGGGTGGAAGATGTTGTCTACACGTTCCAAAAAGTATTTGCTCAAATAGATGCAAAACTGCTGCTTATCGGGGATGGGCCTGAACTTCCAGTAATAAGAGAGCTTGTAAAAGATCTCGGTTTGGATAAACAGGTATATATTACAGGCAGTCAGAAAAGAGTGGCTGATCTACTGTCCATAAGTGATATAAAACTGCTCATGTCGTCTAAAGAAAGCTTTGGCCTTGTCCTGCTTGAAGCAATGGCCTGCGGGGTCCCTGTTATCGGCACTAACATCGGCGGAATCCCTGAGGTGATTGAACATGGACAAAGTGGATTTATCTGCAGTCTTGGAGATACGGACGAAGCGGCTGCTTATGCATTAAAAATACTGAAAGACGAAAAGCTTCAGAAGAAAATGGCTGCGGCTGCTCTTCAGAGGGCGAAAACCACTTTTAATAAGAACGACATTGTCAGTCAGTATGAACTTATTTATGAAAGAACTCTGGAGACATGA
- a CDS encoding menaquinol-cytochrome c reductase cytochrome b/c subunit, with protein MHRGKGMKFVGDSRVPAERKPNIPKDYSEYPGKTEAFWPNFLLREWMVGAVFLIGFLVLTVAHPAPLESIADPTETSYIPLPDWYFLFLYQLLKYEFASGPYTVVGAVIIPGIAFGALLLAPWLDSGKERRPYKRPIGSGLMLLGIVSVIFLTWESVDQHDWEAAAQQGQIEEDMDIDESAEGYEIYQTQDACIGCHGGDMSGGAAGPNIFESDYDTDEVIDIIQNGQGEMPADQFEGSDEELETLAAYIANDGQAPENGDGGGEGNENSEENAEGNEEDPEENTEENEEE; from the coding sequence ATGCATCGCGGAAAAGGTATGAAGTTTGTCGGGGACTCAAGAGTTCCTGCCGAACGTAAGCCAAATATACCAAAAGATTATTCCGAATACCCGGGTAAAACTGAAGCCTTCTGGCCAAACTTCCTGCTTCGGGAATGGATGGTAGGAGCGGTATTTCTTATCGGTTTTCTCGTATTGACGGTAGCACATCCGGCGCCGCTTGAATCAATAGCGGATCCTACGGAGACCAGTTATATTCCGCTTCCTGACTGGTATTTCCTGTTTCTGTACCAGCTTCTCAAATATGAATTTGCTTCAGGGCCTTATACAGTTGTCGGGGCAGTAATTATCCCCGGAATTGCTTTTGGGGCGCTCCTGTTGGCTCCATGGCTGGACAGCGGGAAAGAACGCCGGCCATATAAACGGCCAATAGGAAGCGGATTAATGCTTCTCGGAATAGTATCAGTTATCTTCCTTACATGGGAATCAGTTGACCAGCACGACTGGGAAGCTGCAGCTCAGCAGGGGCAAATTGAGGAAGATATGGATATAGACGAATCTGCTGAAGGGTATGAAATTTATCAGACCCAGGATGCCTGTATTGGCTGTCACGGTGGAGATATGTCAGGCGGTGCTGCCGGTCCTAACATATTCGAGAGTGATTACGATACAGACGAAGTTATTGACATTATCCAGAACGGTCAGGGAGAAATGCCGGCCGATCAGTTTGAAGGTTCTGACGAAGAACTGGAAACTTTAGCAGCATATATCGCAAATGACGGACAGGCTCCGGAAAATGGCGATGGCGGCGGAGAAGGAAATGAAAATAGCGAAGAAAATGCAGAAGGAAATGAAGAAGATCCAGAAGAAAACACAGAAGAAAACGAAGAGGAATAA
- the mgsA gene encoding methylglyoxal synthase, with the protein MNIACIAHDKKKDDLVQFAVAYERILSGHSLFATGTTGTRIIEATNLNMHLFRSGPLGGDQQIGSMIAENKMDLVLFFRDPLTAQPHEPDINALIRLCDVYSIPLATNMATAEILVAALNRGDLEWRNLVRGGERLNNEE; encoded by the coding sequence ATGAATATAGCCTGCATTGCCCACGATAAAAAGAAGGATGACCTTGTTCAGTTTGCAGTAGCTTACGAACGTATATTGTCCGGTCATTCGCTCTTTGCTACTGGAACGACAGGAACCCGTATTATCGAAGCCACCAATTTAAATATGCATTTGTTCCGGTCCGGCCCTTTAGGGGGAGATCAGCAGATCGGATCAATGATAGCTGAAAATAAAATGGATCTTGTCTTATTTTTCCGTGATCCTCTCACAGCCCAGCCGCACGAGCCGGACATCAACGCCCTCATCCGGCTGTGTGACGTTTACAGTATTCCGCTCGCTACAAATATGGCCACTGCCGAAATATTGGTCGCTGCTCTCAACCGCGGGGATTTGGAATGGAGAAATTTAGTACGCGGAGGAGAGCGATTGAATAATGAAGAATAA
- a CDS encoding zinc metallopeptidase gives MFGSMTAFLIYFAFLMIIPLWASSRVKSTYNKYSKISASSGMSGAEVARKILNDNGLFDVKVEPVKGQLTDHYDPRKKIVRLSEHNYYKDSVAGAAVAAHEVGHAIQDSQEYAFLKFRSALVPVASFGSNASIFLIIGGMLLTLSNLVLAGIVLMSFAVLFQLVTLPVEFNASNRAMDQMVSIGVIRNDEERETKKVLNAAALTYVAAALVAVAELIRFVLMYTMMNNE, from the coding sequence ATGTTTGGTTCTATGACTGCATTTCTAATCTATTTTGCTTTCTTGATGATTATCCCTCTCTGGGCCAGTTCAAGAGTGAAATCCACTTATAATAAATACTCCAAAATCTCTGCTTCCTCAGGAATGTCGGGAGCGGAAGTAGCAAGAAAAATTCTCAATGATAATGGTCTGTTTGATGTAAAGGTGGAACCTGTTAAGGGACAGTTAACTGATCACTATGATCCACGCAAAAAGATTGTCCGCCTTTCTGAACACAATTATTACAAAGACTCTGTAGCAGGAGCAGCGGTAGCAGCGCATGAAGTGGGACATGCTATCCAGGATTCCCAGGAGTATGCTTTTTTGAAATTCAGAAGTGCGTTAGTGCCTGTCGCCAGTTTTGGTTCCAATGCTTCTATCTTTTTAATCATCGGGGGTATGCTCCTTACACTCTCCAATCTTGTTCTTGCGGGAATAGTATTAATGTCTTTTGCTGTTCTGTTTCAGCTTGTAACACTTCCGGTTGAATTTAATGCTTCGAACAGGGCTATGGATCAAATGGTCAGCATAGGGGTTATCCGTAATGATGAAGAACGGGAAACAAAGAAAGTACTGAACGCTGCAGCCCTAACTTACGTAGCTGCTGCACTCGTAGCTGTAGCAGAACTAATTCGTTTTGTCCTCATGTATACGATGATGAATAATGAATAA
- a CDS encoding YitT family protein, which yields MISNVHVKNVFFIIVGTAILSFGLVYFNMENNLADGGFTGITLILYFIFDLNPAYSNLWLNIPIFIIGWKVLGRNAFIYTLIGTLAVSVFLWLFQSYPLLYIPLRDDMTLAALFAGVFIGVGLGIVFRFGGTTGGIDIIAKLGFKYYGWSMGRTMFIFDACVITSSLFYLNYREAMYTLVAVFIAAKVIDFMQQGAYSGKAAMIISDKAPQIAGAIQREMDRGATILKGRGSFTGEDREILYCVVGRNEMVRLKNLIAEVDPHAFVTLQDVQDVMGEGFTLDEYKRPLQI from the coding sequence ATGATCTCTAATGTGCACGTGAAAAATGTATTTTTTATTATAGTCGGTACTGCCATTCTTTCTTTCGGACTAGTTTATTTTAACATGGAAAATAATCTGGCAGACGGGGGATTTACGGGTATAACTTTGATCCTCTACTTTATTTTTGATCTCAATCCTGCTTATTCAAACTTGTGGCTGAATATACCAATATTTATAATTGGCTGGAAAGTTCTCGGACGCAATGCTTTCATATATACATTAATTGGGACACTGGCAGTATCTGTCTTCTTATGGCTTTTTCAATCCTATCCTCTTCTTTATATCCCGCTTCGTGACGACATGACCCTTGCAGCCCTGTTCGCCGGCGTATTTATTGGAGTTGGGCTCGGAATAGTTTTCCGCTTCGGCGGGACTACGGGAGGCATCGATATCATTGCTAAACTTGGTTTCAAGTATTACGGGTGGAGTATGGGACGGACCATGTTTATTTTTGATGCATGCGTTATCACTTCATCCCTTTTTTACCTGAATTACCGTGAAGCTATGTATACGCTTGTGGCAGTATTTATTGCAGCAAAAGTAATTGATTTCATGCAGCAGGGGGCTTATTCTGGAAAAGCAGCGATGATAATTTCTGATAAAGCTCCGCAGATTGCCGGAGCCATACAAAGAGAGATGGATCGGGGTGCAACTATTTTAAAAGGGAGAGGTTCTTTTACCGGTGAAGACAGAGAAATTCTTTACTGCGTGGTGGGGAGAAACGAAATGGTCCGCCTGAAAAATTTGATCGCAGAAGTGGACCCCCATGCTTTTGTTACACTTCAGGATGTGCAGGATGTAATGGGTGAAGGTTTTACGCTGGACGAATACAAACGTCCTCTGCAAATTTAA
- a CDS encoding YpiF family protein, producing MKWTYQDTEIYEKSKEYVDTAIIPLIPVAGGKEQKDSVLMGEFAQYLSDYIERQYMGRVYLLPPFTYLKEEEEKEKQKRVLEWSEHFKKEGFEYFLFITSDMEWRQIDLKKAGELVWVPAFSLSDMESKKRQQSVEQQARQIIPLMTKKWK from the coding sequence ATGAAATGGACATATCAGGATACGGAAATTTATGAAAAATCAAAGGAATACGTAGATACTGCTATAATTCCTCTCATACCAGTTGCAGGAGGAAAAGAACAAAAGGATTCTGTACTTATGGGAGAATTTGCTCAATACTTATCTGATTATATCGAACGGCAGTATATGGGGCGGGTTTATCTTCTTCCGCCGTTTACGTATTTGAAAGAAGAAGAAGAAAAGGAAAAACAAAAAAGGGTTTTGGAATGGTCCGAACATTTTAAAAAAGAAGGATTTGAATATTTTTTATTCATTACTTCTGATATGGAATGGCGGCAGATTGATTTAAAAAAAGCGGGAGAACTGGTCTGGGTTCCGGCATTTTCATTAAGTGATATGGAGTCGAAAAAAAGACAGCAGTCGGTCGAACAGCAGGCCCGCCAAATTATTCCGCTTATGACTAAAAAATGGAAATGA
- a CDS encoding tetratricopeptide repeat protein, with product MDETLQEAIKLIETGFHEDGLEKVEKMITEADDETKRTIAELYFELGLVDRALELAEELMFKYPDQGELFAFASECYIELGKEEEALDMLNEIKKDDPAFLQAQLLLADLYESEGLEEVAETKLLDALKIMPDESILQLGLAEFYLNRGDYQEAISYFKQAVYSGKLPEDLPIDPHVRLAEAFSATGQFEDALENYKEGLKKDQTPDGLFGFGFTALQLEDYTTAIDSFNTLLEQDPDYTSAYGSLAKAYMAIKKWEEARETLKEGINRDEYNEELYLQMAKLQLSQGEGEDGREFLKKVIAMNPSNVSAVQEALYYYDDTEDYEEMIELIRFLDDYNEFDPLYERFRAKALFEENDINGAAQAMDVALSTLSRDERLLEDAAVVYLANRQKEKALPLLEEVLKLDPEREDIRRRIEELI from the coding sequence ATGGATGAAACACTTCAGGAAGCTATTAAATTAATTGAAACGGGATTTCATGAAGACGGGTTGGAAAAAGTTGAAAAAATGATTACAGAGGCGGATGATGAAACGAAAAGAACAATTGCTGAGCTGTATTTTGAGCTGGGTCTGGTCGACAGGGCTCTGGAACTCGCCGAAGAATTGATGTTTAAATATCCTGACCAGGGAGAACTGTTTGCTTTTGCTTCTGAATGTTATATAGAACTAGGAAAAGAGGAAGAAGCACTGGACATGCTGAACGAAATAAAAAAGGATGATCCTGCTTTTCTTCAAGCGCAGCTTCTGCTTGCTGATCTCTATGAAAGTGAAGGTCTGGAAGAAGTAGCTGAAACAAAACTGCTGGATGCATTAAAAATTATGCCGGATGAAAGTATCCTTCAATTAGGTCTCGCGGAATTTTATTTAAACAGAGGCGATTATCAGGAAGCGATCAGCTATTTTAAACAAGCTGTTTACTCAGGGAAACTGCCTGAAGACCTGCCTATCGATCCCCATGTACGTCTTGCAGAAGCTTTCAGCGCCACGGGACAATTTGAAGATGCACTGGAGAACTACAAAGAAGGACTAAAAAAAGATCAAACTCCGGACGGCCTTTTCGGATTCGGATTCACCGCCCTGCAGCTGGAAGATTACACTACTGCTATTGACTCGTTTAACACACTGCTTGAGCAGGACCCTGATTATACTTCTGCCTATGGAAGTCTTGCAAAAGCGTATATGGCTATTAAGAAATGGGAAGAAGCAAGAGAAACTTTAAAAGAAGGCATAAACAGAGATGAATATAATGAAGAATTATATTTGCAGATGGCCAAACTGCAGCTTTCCCAGGGAGAAGGGGAAGATGGCCGAGAATTTCTGAAAAAAGTTATTGCCATGAATCCTTCCAATGTGTCTGCCGTGCAGGAAGCTCTTTATTATTATGATGACACGGAAGACTATGAAGAAATGATAGAACTGATACGCTTTCTGGACGATTATAACGAGTTCGATCCTCTTTATGAAAGATTCCGGGCCAAAGCTCTTTTTGAAGAAAATGACATCAACGGAGCTGCACAGGCTATGGATGTTGCCCTCTCCACACTCTCCAGAGATGAAAGACTGCTCGAAGATGCTGCAGTAGTTTACCTTGCCAACCGGCAAAAGGAAAAAGCTCTGCCTTTACTGGAAGAGGTACTGAAACTCGATCCTGAAAGAGAGGACATCCGGCGCCGCATTGAGGAACTGATATAA
- a CDS encoding ubiquinol-cytochrome c reductase iron-sulfur subunit, whose product MSEKKHRVSRRQFLTYTLTGVGGFMAAGMLAPMVRMGLDPALEASSATDFISVGLSRDELSEEPQRVDFVVELDDGWYQSEQTRSAWVFMNGDEVMALSPICTHLGCTVNWGTNEENPEEFFCPCHFGRFERDGTNIAGTPPTRPLDVYDVDVRDGMVYLGQINQRG is encoded by the coding sequence GTGAGCGAGAAAAAACACCGAGTGTCTAGACGCCAGTTCCTGACCTATACGTTAACAGGTGTAGGAGGATTTATGGCAGCAGGAATGCTCGCTCCCATGGTCAGAATGGGATTGGATCCCGCGCTTGAAGCATCGAGTGCCACTGATTTTATTTCTGTCGGATTAAGTCGGGATGAACTTTCAGAAGAGCCTCAGCGTGTTGACTTTGTCGTGGAGCTTGATGACGGGTGGTACCAGTCGGAACAAACCCGCTCAGCCTGGGTTTTCATGAATGGTGACGAAGTAATGGCTCTTTCACCAATCTGTACCCATCTGGGATGTACAGTAAACTGGGGAACAAATGAAGAGAATCCGGAAGAGTTTTTCTGTCCGTGTCATTTTGGAAGATTTGAACGGGATGGAACAAATATCGCTGGAACACCGCCCACACGGCCGCTGGATGTATACGATGTGGATGTGCGGGATGGTATGGTTTATTTAGGTCAGATTAATCAGCGTGGTTAA
- the qcrB gene encoding menaquinol-cytochrome c reductase cytochrome b subunit, with protein sequence MLQKVYDWVDERLDITPLWRDIADHEVPEHVNPAHHFSAFVYCFGGLTFFVVVIQILSGMFLTMYYVPDIIHAYESVYYLQNEVTHGLIVRGMHHWGASLVIVMMFLHTLRVFFTGSYKKPRELNWAVGVLLFFVILGLGFTGYLLPWDMKAYFATVVGLEIAEAAPFVGEFAKILLAGGDIIGAQTLARFFAIHVFFLPGALLGLLGAHFFMIRKQGISGPL encoded by the coding sequence ATGTTACAGAAAGTCTACGATTGGGTGGATGAGCGGCTCGATATTACCCCTCTATGGCGCGATATCGCGGACCACGAGGTTCCTGAGCACGTAAATCCTGCCCATCACTTTTCAGCGTTTGTTTACTGCTTTGGAGGCTTGACGTTCTTTGTTGTGGTCATCCAGATTTTGTCCGGTATGTTCTTAACAATGTACTACGTACCCGATATTATTCATGCATATGAATCAGTTTATTACTTACAGAACGAAGTTACACACGGATTAATTGTCCGCGGAATGCACCACTGGGGTGCCAGTTTGGTTATTGTTATGATGTTCCTGCATACACTGAGGGTTTTCTTTACAGGTTCCTATAAAAAACCTCGTGAACTTAACTGGGCTGTCGGTGTACTGCTGTTTTTCGTAATTCTTGGTTTAGGTTTTACTGGATATCTCCTGCCTTGGGACATGAAAGCCTACTTCGCAACGGTTGTAGGTCTTGAGATTGCAGAGGCAGCTCCTTTCGTAGGCGAATTTGCAAAAATTCTCTTAGCCGGGGGCGACATTATCGGAGCGCAGACGCTTGCTCGTTTCTTTGCGATCCACGTATTCTTCCTGCCGGGAGCACTGCTCGGATTGCTTGGAGCACACTTCTTCATGATCCGTAAGCAGGGTATTTCCGGACCGTTGTAA
- the dapB gene encoding 4-hydroxy-tetrahydrodipicolinate reductase: MMIKIIVAGPRGNMGKEAVSMIEREADFELSAVVDRKYDGIMMKEAEGMASLQVPVYKDIDKCMKEVNPDVLVDLTNPETGKMHLRKALEHGVRPVVGTTGFTDDDIRGLTSLAEEKQIGAIIAPNFAIGAILLMKLSKMAAKHMDDVEIIEQHHDKKLDAPSGTAMKTAQLISEVRDEKKQGHPQEEEAWAHARGAEYEGMRIHSVRLPGKVAHQEVIFGGEGQTLTLRHDSLNRTSFMPGVKMAVEKVMKTTGLVYGLDQYID; encoded by the coding sequence CTGATGATTAAAATAATAGTAGCAGGACCACGCGGGAATATGGGTAAGGAAGCTGTAAGTATGATAGAAAGAGAAGCTGATTTTGAACTGTCGGCTGTTGTTGACAGGAAATATGACGGAATTATGATGAAGGAAGCAGAAGGGATGGCCTCTTTACAAGTTCCTGTCTATAAAGATATTGATAAATGTATGAAGGAAGTCAATCCTGATGTATTAGTAGATTTGACGAATCCGGAAACCGGTAAAATGCATCTGCGTAAAGCACTGGAGCATGGAGTGCGCCCTGTCGTAGGCACTACAGGATTTACAGATGATGATATAAGGGGTTTAACTTCTTTAGCTGAAGAAAAGCAGATAGGTGCTATCATAGCACCGAATTTTGCTATTGGAGCAATTCTACTGATGAAGCTTTCTAAAATGGCGGCTAAACATATGGACGATGTGGAAATAATTGAACAGCATCACGACAAAAAATTGGACGCCCCTTCAGGGACTGCGATGAAAACGGCCCAGCTGATATCAGAAGTCAGAGATGAAAAAAAGCAGGGGCATCCGCAGGAAGAAGAAGCATGGGCTCATGCCCGTGGTGCTGAATACGAAGGAATGAGGATACACAGCGTACGCCTTCCCGGTAAAGTAGCCCATCAGGAAGTTATATTTGGCGGGGAAGGGCAGACTCTTACTCTTCGTCACGATTCATTAAACCGCACGTCGTTTATGCCGGGAGTTAAAATGGCTGTGGAAAAAGTAATGAAAACGACCGGGCTCGTATACGGGCTGGATCAGTATATAGATTAA
- the bshB1 gene encoding bacillithiol biosynthesis deacetylase BshB1, translating to MKNKIISVGAHPDDVEIGMGGTIAKYINEGWSAKLVHLTKAELSSNGTVEERETESRNACEILGAEPPISLSYADRGLMQKREEIISDLVQIIRREQPEILFAPFYIDRHPDHGHCSELVKEAYFSSGIQKYGYGKAYRPSALYFYQINGMGTPDFAVDISTSVDKKYKALECFSSQFQQSKDSIKTPLNESYLEDLKSRDRLTGKEAGVSFAEGFKSESLLLHNF from the coding sequence ATGAAGAATAAAATCATTTCTGTGGGAGCTCATCCTGATGATGTGGAAATCGGGATGGGAGGTACTATAGCGAAATATATAAATGAAGGATGGAGTGCGAAGCTTGTCCATTTAACGAAAGCTGAACTATCATCAAACGGAACCGTGGAAGAAAGAGAGACAGAATCCCGGAACGCCTGTGAAATATTAGGAGCGGAACCCCCGATATCGCTTTCTTACGCGGACAGAGGACTAATGCAAAAAAGAGAAGAAATTATTAGTGATCTCGTGCAGATTATAAGAAGAGAACAGCCGGAAATATTATTTGCACCCTTTTATATAGACCGTCATCCTGATCATGGTCACTGCTCGGAACTTGTGAAGGAAGCTTATTTTTCATCGGGAATACAAAAATATGGTTATGGAAAAGCTTATCGCCCGAGTGCCTTATATTTTTATCAAATCAATGGGATGGGCACCCCCGATTTCGCCGTAGATATTTCTACATCAGTGGATAAAAAATATAAAGCGCTGGAGTGTTTTTCAAGTCAATTTCAGCAGAGTAAAGATTCCATTAAAACCCCGCTGAATGAGAGTTATTTGGAGGACCTTAAATCCAGGGACCGTCTTACAGGCAAAGAAGCTGGAGTATCTTTTGCAGAGGGATTCAAATCTGAATCTCTTCTTCTTCACAATTTTTAA
- a CDS encoding ReoY family proteolytic degradation factor produces MNSPVPVMEKRDFLKWFLEKYQLKRRECAWLLNFLMSDDILMERVHFVEQAEHCPKALMISANDVDQVPFAFHKNQHVTMDAEKSFHDIRLNRNEDIYIQLNFKDKQTLPQYAAVLEENPYLPVNSDEETVKGLLAELVLDEALRVEKLRSLEEQIDIALAQKDRNAFITLSKQYSELKALET; encoded by the coding sequence ATGAACAGTCCAGTTCCAGTCATGGAAAAACGGGATTTTTTAAAATGGTTTCTTGAAAAGTACCAGCTGAAAAGACGGGAGTGTGCATGGCTTCTTAACTTTTTAATGAGCGACGATATTTTGATGGAAAGAGTGCATTTTGTTGAGCAGGCAGAACATTGTCCAAAAGCTTTAATGATTTCGGCTAACGATGTTGATCAGGTTCCTTTTGCATTTCATAAAAATCAGCATGTTACTATGGATGCTGAAAAATCATTTCATGATATTCGTCTGAACAGAAATGAAGATATTTATATTCAGCTTAATTTTAAAGATAAGCAGACACTCCCTCAGTATGCAGCTGTTTTGGAAGAAAATCCTTATCTGCCCGTCAACTCAGATGAAGAAACAGTTAAGGGGCTGCTGGCAGAGCTTGTACTCGATGAAGCTCTGAGAGTGGAGAAGCTGAGGAGTCTGGAGGAGCAAATAGATATTGCACTTGCCCAGAAAGACCGGAACGCTTTTATAACGCTTTCGAAGCAATACTCTGAATTGAAAGCCCTCGAAACATAG